GTGTCAaagtcaaacgggtcaaaagtcACCCAAAGTGTACACTTGCGTTAAACAACCCAGTTGATTTCGTCTGTAACAACTATCACTATACACAAAAAATCATGTATTGTTATACTCATCATTCGATCTTTTTAAATGCGCAACCTTTTTGGTATTTGAAAAACCAGTTTTTGTAATGTTAAGGATCTTCATGTCTGTAACTTCAATTTTATATAACGATTGGCTCGATGATATATACATGAAGTTACGTTTACAAAATGGCCAAGCCGGACATGATAGCCCACAAAATACTGAAATcttctatattatatataaatagatatatagatagatcTATGCATATGCAATATATTTGTATTGAGATCTTTTATTTATCATATATTGGACAATAATTCGACATAACCCCTTACTATAGTGCCACATGTGTTGTACATACATTTACATTATTTACTTGAAAAACACACAACCATGTGATATGTACATTATTTTGTCTTGGTGGATCACCAAGAGTCCTATTTGGCATGTAGTAAACTTTTATGGCTGCACGTCAGCATACAATGTCGGTAACACATTTGACAATAACTTCACGTATCGTCTGCAGAGATACTTTGTCATAACGCGACACCCTGGATTAGAAGGAATAGATGTAACACGGGAATCAGAAGTTAAGTACGCCGTAAAAGCAATATTAACGAGACCGGAAAACGAAAGCCCGTGGAGGTACCTTCGGGGTCTATACAAAAACTACACGAAGGGGTTAATAGCTGATCCCGAAGTCTCAAAGGTTATCTTAACGGTGTTGACTTCCAAAGTCTACCCGGTTTTTGCTCTTAGCCTATTGTTGGATCTTGTCTCACATGGTTTTGAACCAAACCAAGATTTTAAAAGTGCTGTAGAAGCTATAGTTCCGGAATCAAACTTTCGAGGCATGGATATTGCGGTAATGGTTTGTTCGGTTTTAGAGATTGTGGACCCCACAAGGGCGAGTTATTGGAAGTGGAGAAAGAGTAGTTTTCATTCTCAAGCTGTTGAAGGAATTTCAAACCTTCGTATCCGTTAATGAACACGTGTTCTGTTTTTCTGAtgttttttgtggctatttaagttGAATTGTGTCTTAAACTTTAATGTAAACTATTTGATTTGAGAATAGTTGATGAAGTGAACTTTTTAATGCACACCGTTTTAACAATCTATATCCTTTACTTATATGCTTCCTTGTAAACTTATCTGTTTAATGTtaaatatttattttgtaaatatcattgttttgaaatgtacaaaacttagAAAATAATGTGAGTAATAATGATATGAATTGAGAGACATACGAATAAGAAAGAATAAAAAACACATCCTTAATTGTTAAGGTTTATTATCTTGTTGCTGGTTCAACTTGTTACCTATTACTATATCTTACCATCTCATTTTTAGACTTGCAAACTATAACACGTAACATAAGTAAAAAAACAAATAGATAACAAGATAACAATAAAATTTTTACTTATTACAAGAATTTATTTTTCAAACCTACAAATAATATCATATACAAATACAATTATCAGTTTTGCTTTGCCAAAACTCATTAGAATCAAAACACCATTAAGACTCAAATTCTCCATCCTCATTTTTTTCTTCAAAATCTCAACCCCTCATCGATTGAAATCGAGTAGATTCCCATCTCCGGATCGAAAACATTGTAGTCGAAAACTCATAACCCCCACAACTGCAAACCATATCTCTGTCCCAGTTCTAAAAGAATTGATGATTAATGATTCGAAATTTTGCGTCACATTGGTGCATCATTAACAAATTTGCTAATTGCATAATCTAACTGTGCAAGCTACTGCTTGTGCCCAATACTTGAGCCTTGCTTTTACTGCCTCAGGATGATCACCTACACAAAAGTCACAAAATTAGACAAAAATTCcaacattatattatatattatacttttaaaattataaatacaaCTACACATCTAATAACAAATGTTCTGAAACACAGAAATATGATTGTTTTCCCATTATACATTTCAATGCTGTACATATGAAACTACAGAAGTTAATGGCATAGGCATCTAAAGTGTGTTTTAAACCATCAATACATGGACAAAAAAAAAGAAGGCAAATGGAGTAATATGTTTATGCAAGCTAAATTCACGTGTACCACTCAATGCAACTAGTACTAATATATGCATAAAAAATGAGAACTTGGAGTACTTTTAAGGTTGATAAAGAAAGGTAACACTAATTTATTTGAACACTTTGTTAAACAAAAAATTTATTGACAATCCAATATAGCAATAAAATACTCACCAGGACTAGAGATCTTCCAGTTAGCAATCGGAGCAGACGGCGGCGGGGACACCGTGTCATTCACAGTCTCCGTCTCTGTTTCCGTCTCCGGCGATGACTCCGGCGACTTTTGTCGTTCATCAAGAAACTTCTGACTCATAGAATAACACAATTCAAGGGCAGGCAAAGTATTACAAAGCTCAGGGATTTCATTATAAGAAAACCCAAAACCTAAATCAAAACACCCTTTTAATTCATCAAGATCATCATCTGTTAAACTTTTAGCCCTAACAAGTTCATCCTCATCAACGTACCCTTCAAGAAAGACTTGATTTTTCTTCTTTTTAGCCCAAGAATCACTGCGTTTGAATGACCCAGATCGATTTTGATGATTAATTGTTAATGGGGCTGAGGATTCAAGATCTGGGTATTGGTTTTCTTGAAAGATTCTTTCGGATATTGATTCGTATGAATAGCTTCCCATTGTTTTTGTTTTTCCCCTGTTTTTTGGGTTTGTGAAAGTGAGTATGTTATGTGAGAGGAAATAGTTCGGGTTTTAAAAGACTTCGATAGGCTGTCAGTTTATGTATGCAAGCCGCATATCATACATGTTCACCACATGTATGTGTCATATATTCATGTGGTTTTTGGATTTTATTTCCTTCAAAAAAAAACATAAATCAAATATATGAAAATGCTAAC
The window above is part of the Rutidosis leptorrhynchoides isolate AG116_Rl617_1_P2 chromosome 1, CSIRO_AGI_Rlap_v1, whole genome shotgun sequence genome. Proteins encoded here:
- the LOC139868564 gene encoding uncharacterized protein codes for the protein MGSYSYESISERIFQENQYPDLESSAPLTINHQNRSGSFKRSDSWAKKKKNQVFLEGYVDEDELVRAKSLTDDDLDELKGCFDLGFGFSYNEIPELCNTLPALELCYSMSQKFLDERQKSPESSPETETETETVNDTVSPPPSAPIANWKISSPGDHPEAVKARLKYWAQAVACTVRLCN